TTGTTCTCTCGTCAGTTTCAAAATGGTCTTGTCTTTGTTTGTTTAAAGTCAGTCTGTTTTATGTTTGCAATGTCGTCCGAAAGTTACCGCTAACGATTTGCGTGCAAACGAAGGCCGCGAAACCAAAGCGCTGAACTGCAAACCTAATACAAACTTAAAAGAAATATCTGAACTTTCAAATTATTGCAAACCAGCGGCTTTCGTTTGCACGCTGTTATTGCTAGTTGCCCACGACCTGGTTCAAAAAAAATATCAATTTTAAAATCACTCTCAACAGCGTGCGTTCGCCTTTGGGTCATGCTTTAAAAGTCCGTATAATTGTCTACGTTATTCGTCAAAAAGTAAAAGCATATAAACTTTATTTTGTCTACCAATAGAAATGGTTTTGATGTGCGTTGCCAAAACTTATAAAAGTCAAACGCTCTTCTCACCTACTCTTTCGTCACACAAAGGTCGTCAAACAATTCTAGAAATACACACAATGGTCATCATTTTCACGCAATGGTCGTAAAATAAATACCAATTTTTCAGACTTTTATAAGTTTTGTTCTGGTAATGGTTGAGCATGCTTTTCACCATTAAATTAATACCAAATTTGTCAAGCAAACCACCAAAAAAAGTCGGTGCGCTGCCAAAACCATTTTGTATATTTTGCAAACTGTCGAGAAGCAAAGAACTATTAAATTACCAAAATAATTGTCAAACAAATGTCAAATTAAATTAGCCCAAACGCAATGAATTTTCAATAAAAATGCTTTTACTTTTCAGTCACAGGGCAATTGGCAATAACGTTTTCCAGCTAGGCGCAGTTGCGGATTTGAAAAGCAAAACTGTCTTTACCGAAAAACTTAATTAAAAGTACAAAAGGAAATGCGCAAATGCTAGAAATTTCGCTTCAGCACCTTAATTTGCATTTGCGAACTTGCAGAAGGCCCGCAATTGCGATTAGCTGGTGTTAGCTGTTGTTTTCTGTATAAAACTGAATTTCTGCGCTTTATTTCAAAAACACCTGCCAATTGAAAAGCCAAATGAAGCTTGCGCTTTATAGCAATTTCCTAATGGTGGTATTTTATTTATAAGTACCATTGGAGCTGCCCGTATTAATAATCCATTATCATTTATAAATTGGTATCCTAGTCGGAAGGAATTACCATAATAGAAATTTGTCCTGTACTCAGGAGGGACTTTGGGATTATTTAAATCACTAGTTCCAAAAAATAAAGTGCCTCCAATTCCTGCCTCAACACTATGTTTCCCTCCAACAAAAACGTTCAGCTCTAAAGGAAAACTAAAAAACGTGTTCTGATCATATTTTCCTCCTTGCAAACCAAATCCAATATTTGTGCTAAAGTATGTGTACTTAAATTTTTTGGGTTGAAAAATTCTTTCGTAATGCAAAGAAAACAGCGTTTGTGACGTTCCTCCAACGTCAAATGTATAAGCATTCCTATCTTCTATTTTGTCAATCTCATTTTGACCATTTGTAAATATCGGAGCAAAAAGTAACAAAATTAGTCCGCAAAATTTTGAGAGAATTAAGGAATTCAAATTAATTAAATTTTTTAAGTGCGAATATTGTCTTCATTTTGAGTCTTTAAAATAACAGCTAACGTTTTGCAGCTACCCGAAGGGCGGGACTTTTACCACAAAACTCGATTTGAAAAACTAATGTTTGATTAACCTCAAAACTGTCTTTGGAAAACGAAGCCCCGCCTTTTGGGTAGGTGCTGTTATAGCCAGTTTTTCTGCGTGTCATCATAATCTACTATTTAATTCGGTCAACATATTTGCAAGTTTTTCTATGTCTTTCCACTCGTCTGGAAGATGATGCCACTTGAAAGTTGTCTGTGTATTTTCAACTCCTATTTTCAATGTGTAAAATACTCCATCAAGCATAATTCCTCCCCACTTTTCAATTTTTGGTTTAGTAGAAATTAATTTTACAAAATCAAAGATTGGTGAAATGCTTATTATTTCTGTCGTTCCGCTTTCATAAATTATTGTCGGTCCGACTGCTTGTCCAATATGCTTCAGACTTTCAATAGGGTCGTAAAATTTTGGTGCGTCAACAAGCCGCAGCCAGGTCGTTCTATGCCATTTAACGACTTGTTCATTTACTTCAAGTTGCAAATGGAAACTGTTGTCAAAAGAAGGTTCAACTAAAATTTGAATGTGAGACTGATAATGGTCAATAGTTTGTCCATTCAGCAAAAGAGTATGTGCTGATTTCATGAACTCAAACCATTTCTTATTATTATCCATCTATTTCAATTTACTCATAAATTTTAGCACCTTTAAAAATGTCTGCAAATGTTGACCAGTCTGGTTGATCAGCATTTATGTTTTGCTTTGTGTTGTCGTAATAACCTTGTATGTCTTCCGTGTAAGCACTCAACGCTTCTAAAAAGTCGGGTAATGATTTGTTTTCCCAACTTTCAGGATTGTCCAAAAAGTCCTTGCATAATAAGTCAAGAAACTTAATGAAAGTTTGTCTGTCCGTTACTTCAAAGTTGTTAAGTGTGTCGTTCATAAAATTGGCTATAACGTTTCCCGGCTAGGCGCAGTTGCGGATTTGAAAAGCAAAACTGTCTTTACCGATAAACTTTATTAAAGGTACAAAAGGAAATGCGCAAATGCTAGAAATTTCTACGCCTTTTGGCGGAACCTTAATTTGCATTTGCGAACTTGCAGATAGTCCGCAATTGCGATTAGCCGGTGTTATGGGCAGTTAATTTTTAAAACGAATTGGATATGTATAACTAAAGCCAACGTTTGTTTTTTCAGTCATTGTTTTACTAAGTGTCCACTTTCCTAATTTTTGAAAGATTGAAATAATAATTCCTTCAACTTCAGGGTCTTCAATTTGATTCGAATGAGTGACGATATGTACGCCTGTCACTTCGCCAGATTTTCTATCAATTGAAAATGTCACTTCAAGTTTTTTTCCAGAATATTTTTTAAAGAACTCTTTCTTTATGTTTTTGTAAATTCCCCTAGTAATATATTCGTTCATAGCATTCAGTCCTCCAGGGTAACGAGGTGCTCCCAAATATTTTTCATAAACATAGTTGTAAAACAATTCTGTCTGAGTTGTATGGTTGTATTTTTGTACAATTTCTGTTGCTGAAGCGCCATTTGAATAGTAAACCCATTCTCCAGTTTTTTCATCATTCGTATATTTTCCTTCTGATAATATTTTACCATAAGAAGAAAAACTTTTATAAAACCCGTTTCTAGCTGAATCTTTAGTTGTTATTTGATACTCCTCGAAAACCTTTTTGTCGGTATAATAAGTTTTAACAATCGAAGTGTCGGATTGACCGATAAGGTGTCCGTATGCTAAAAGGAATAATATGATTTGTACTAATTTCACTTCCGTTTCTTTTAATTGCCCATAACTTATATATACTCGCCATAAAATGGCGTAAATATGCCCAATATGGAAATGTTTACGCCATTGAGTGGCATTTTGTGTAAACCAAATTTAAGCCATTTTATGGAGCTTTCCATAAAAATAATTTAAACAGGAAAACAGGAATTTTTAGCCCTGATTGTAGTGAAAAGCTCCTGCACCATTGGGGCAGGACTTGAAACGAAAAGCAGGAATGAACTGAACCAAAACAGATGAACTGCCGCTCCTACAAATAATTAAAGCGTGTCGAAAGGAGACACTATTTTTTGTATGCTTTTGTTGCTTACATGGGTATAGATCTCTGTTGTTTTGCTGCTGCTATGACCTAATATTTCCTGAATGTACCGCAGATCTGTTCCGTTTTCTAATAGGTGTGTAGCATAACTGTGCCTAAGCCAATGCAAGGATACGGGTTTATTTATGTTTGTTCGTGCCAAATTTTGCTTTAATACATTTTGTAAACTTCTTGCATCGTAAGCCTGACCACGTTGTGCACCTTCAAACAAAAATAATTGTGGCTTGTAAGCCTTGTAATAGGATTGTAATAATTCAACGATCTTACTACTGAGTGGTGCTATTCTGTCTTTTCTTCCTTTACTCTGTTTTATGATTAATACCATCCTCTTTGTATCTACATGCGCTGGTGTTAATCGCAAAATTTCACCGCAACGAAGTCCGCATGCATATATGAGCGACAACATTGCCCTGTGTTTTATGTTTTGTGTCGCATCCAAAATCGATTTTATCTCTTCTTTACTCAATACATTGGGCAACAATTTCGGGTTTTTCGGTCGATGAATCAATTCAACATCCATTTTTATATTTTGCATCGTTCGATAAAATAACTTGATGGCATTCACCACCTGATTTTGATACGAGGCAGAAAACTTATTTGACAAAATATGCTTGTTGTTAAATTCGATTAAGTCATCATTGGTAATTTCCAAAATCGATTTCGTATGAAAATAAAGTAAAAATGCTTTTAAGGCTTCGGAATACGTTTTCACTGTATTCTCACTATATCTTCGCGAATGAAGCCAATTAATAAATTTTTCAATTTGTTTTAAAGTAGCATCACTTAGTTTCTTTTCCTTGTTTGTCATCTCGTCCCGATAGCTATCGGGAGTAGCCGAGAGATTTTCTTTAGCGATCGTCTCCTTCAACATACTTGCATCAATCAAAGCAATAGTATCAAAAAGGATTTTAATCTCATTCAGCATAGCTATTGAATAAGGCGCATACCACGATTTTAAACTTTTACTCCAACGAACATTCGTAATTTTTCGTACGGCTTCTCCCAACAGCTGATCATGAGGGAAATGTATTAGCACAACCTCCCCACCTCGATGAATTGATTTGTCGAGTTTAATTGTTTTCATAAAAACAGTTTGATTATTTTCCTTCTTCTTTCTTTTTTACCAAATGGAAATAGTCGTTTCCCGTTGGTGTATAACCATACTCATAACAAAAAAATAAGTTAGCCCCCTTTTTAGTGGTTTGCACATTGGTGTAAAAACTAAAATTAAAGCCTTTTTGCAAGAGCTTTGATTTGGATGTCTTGGTCGTTCCCTTTGGGATCAACTCTTCCAGAATTTTATAATTTTTACGTAATGTGGAGTTAATTACTCTGTAATAATCGCTCGTGGATTTTTTTAAACGATTATTATAACAGTTTCTGCAAATGTCCGAACAAAATTTTTTGTCGGTTCTGCCTTTAAAGGAGTCGTTACACTCCAAACAAACTTTACTCATAAAACAAATTTTTTAAAATTTGCCTGCCGGAGTAGTTGCAAGGTCTTGATTAATAATTAATAATTCGTATGTATTATTAAAATGCGGGAGTAATCGTTTTTAACGAGGCTAAAATATAAAATTTATCTGTTACAACCGTGTATACACGATTAAAATCGAATATAAACGTTTATTTACCGAATCGGGATAAAAAGCCGTTACACCTTTGCACCGTCAAAAACAAAAAACGTTACCTGCCTGCCGGCAGCAGGTTGACAAAAAACAAAACAATAATTATTAACCCGTAGCTGCAAATAAACCGCTACACAAAAAAAACAAAACACGATGAACGCATTGCGCAACAAAGTACAATTGATCGGGAACCTAGGCATGGACCCGGAAGTAAAATCCTTAGACGGAGGAAAAAAATTAGCGAAGATGAGCATCGCTACCAACGAAAATTACAAAAATGCAAAAGGTGAAAAAGTAACCGAAACACAATGGCATAATTTAATTGCTTGGGGAAAAACTGCAGAAATCATTGAGAAGTTTCTTAAAAAAGGCAGCGAAGTTGCCGTTGAAGGAAAATTAATCAATCGCAACTATACCGACAAAGAAGGCATCAAACGCTATGTGACCGAAATTGAAGTGAGCGAACTACTTATGCTCGATTCTAAAAAATAAGTGCTGTTGATTGGTGGATGATGGACAAGTCGTCTCTCTGGGAGCGGAGAGGCGACTTTTTTTTGTTTTTCCCACTTAGATGCAAAAATTATCCCTCAAAATGCAGGATATAACGCAAAATTTAGAAACAAGAAGTACATGACTAAAAATAATTATACTCTTTCTATTCCGGACGAAATCATTCTTAATAAAATTTACCTGATTAGAAACCAAAAAGTAATGATCGACATCGACCTAGCCCAATTGTATAAAGTGGAAACAAAAAGGTTAAACGAACAAGTTAGAAGGAATATCAAACGATTTCCAGAAGATTTTATGTTTCAATTAACTGAAAAAGAATTTGGAATCTTGAAGTCGCAATTTGCGACTTCAAGTTGGGGTGGGAAACGTAAATTACCATTCGTATTCACCGAACATGGAGTTTTGATGCTGTCCAGTATATTATCCAGCGACATAGCCATTAGCGTCAATATTAAAATCATGAGGGTATTCACCCAAATTCGAAACACACTCGCTAACAATGAAAAATTAAATCTTTTGATAGATGAAATTAGTAAACGAACTGAAAATAATACCAATAACATCGAACTCATATTCCAATACATTGATGAACTCACACTCAAAAAGGAGAATCAAAAACCAATAAAAAAGATTGGATTCAAAATCCCAAAAAAAAGCCTCAAGTAATATCACTTGAGGCTTTTTTCAAAATTTAATTTTTCTCTTATTCTGTTAAATCGAAATCTTCCAAAAACTTAGTAGTATAGTTTCCTTTGATGAAATTTTCATCCTTCATCAATTTTAAATGGAATGGAATCGTTGTTTTTACTCCTTCAATAACATACTCACTCAACGCTCTATGCATTTTTGCAATCGCTTCTTCACGTGTTTGTGCAACTGTAATTAACTTCGCAACCATACTATCGTAGTTTGGTGGAATTGTATAGCCTGCATAAATATGCGAATCTACTCGGATACCATGCCCACCCGGTGTATGCAACACTGTGATTTTACCCGGTGACGGACGGAAATTATTAAACGGATCTTCCGCATTGATACGACATTCAATCGCATGCAATTGTGGATAATAATTTTTTCCGGAAATAGGAACGCCTGCTGCAACCAATATTTGTTCACGAATCAAATCATAATCAATCACCTCTTCTGTAATCGGATGCTCCACCTGAATACGCGTATTCATTTCCATAAAATAGAAATTACGGTGCTTGTCTACCAAAAACTCAACCGTTCCAACACCTTCGTATTTTACTGCCAATGCTGCTTTAATAGCTGCATCTCCCATGCGTTCACGCAACTCATCTGTCATAAATGGAGATGGAGTTTCTTCCGCCAATTTTTGGTGACGTCTTTGAATCGAACAATCTCTTTCGGATAAATGACATGCTTTACCATATTGATCACCTACCACTTGAATTTCAATGTGACGTGGTTCTTCAATATATTTTTCCATATACATCGCACCATTACCAAATGCCGCTTCTGCTTCTTTACTTGCGGATTCGTAATTTGCTTTCATCTCTTCTTCTTTCCAGATGATACGCATTCCTCGTCCACCTCCACCGGCTGTGGCCTTAATAATTACCGGATACCCAACTTTCGGAGCCAACTCAATCGCTTGCTCAGCACTTTCCAACAATCCTTCTGAACCCGGCACGCAGGGAACTCCTGCAGCAATCATCGTTGCTTTTGCCGATGATTTATCTCCCATGGAGTTAATCATTTCAGGCGATGCACCAATAAATTTTATGTTGTGCTCCTGACAAATTTTTGAAAACTTTGCATTCTCTGAAAGAAAACCATATCCTGGGTGAATCGCATCTGCATTGGTAATTTCTGCTGCAGAAATAATATTCGGAATATTTAAATAGGAATCTTTACTAGGCGGTGGACCGATACAAACGGCTTCATCCGCAAACTTTACATGCAAGGAGTCTTTATCAGCAGTGGAATAAACCGCCACTGTTTTAATTCCCATTTCTTTACAGGTACGAATAATGCGCAACGCAATCTCGCCTCTGTTTGCTATTAATATCTTTTTGAACATCTCTTTTTATTTAGGTACGGACAACGAATAAAGCGAAACTACGAATCTGAATTTGCTATATAATTACTATGCGGACGCTTTTATAAACACCCACATTCGTAATTTCGTTTTTGTTTGTTATCGGTACAAGGAAATTTATAAACTAAGCCGGATCTATTAGAAATAATGGTTGATCATACTCAACTGGAGTAGCATCATTTACCAATACTTTCACAATTTTACCTTTTACTTCTGATTCAATTTCATTGAACAATTTCATTGCCTCAATAATGCAAATTACTTTGCCTGCTGCAACATCATCACCAACATTTACAAATGCCGGTTTATCAGGTGAAGATGAACGATAGAATGTTCCGATCATCGGAGATTTTACGGTGATGTATTTTGACTCATCTGCTCCTCCTGTTGCTTTCACTTCAGGTGCTTTCGTCTCAGTTACCGGTGCAATACTTTGTTGAACTACCGGAGTTTGCATCACTTGTTGAGCAACCGGTGTGGTGGATTGAACAAACACTTGCTCTTTTTTACCTGCAGGTGTTTTGATAACAATTTTTACATCTTTGGTTTCTAACTCCACCTCGCTTACGCCAGACTTCGCTACAAACTTGATCAAATCTTGAATTTCGTTCAGTTTCATTCTTATTTTATTTTAGAGATTTACTTTTAAAAAATTTACTACTAACTATACTTTTTATTGGAACGCAGATTTTTTATGATTTTCATGATAAAAAATGATTTTTTTCTTTGCGTTATGATTTCTTATGATTAATAAGCTTCGCTTATTTATTATGTTGTTTACTTTTTTAATTGCCTACTCTTTGTAATTGCTTACTGCCTAATATTAAAATTGTCTACTTACTATCGTATGCCCACTTCAAATAAATCGCTCCCCACGTAAACCCGGCTCCAAATGTTGAAAGGATAATATTATCTCCTTTTTTCATTTGCTTTTCATAATCCCATAAACACAATGGAATTGTTCCGGCTGTGGTATTGCCATATTTCTGAATGTTCAGCATCACTTTTTCAGACGTCAAACCCATCCGTTCTGCTGTTGCATCAATAATGCGTTTGTTTGCCTGATGTGGAACCAACCAAGCAACATCATCTGATTTTAAGTTGTTGCGCTCCATAATTTCTGCACTCACCTCTGCCATTCCCACAACAGCACGTTTAAATACAGGTTGTCCATCTTGAAACACAAAATGTTCGCGTGCATCAATCGTTTCATGACTTGGTGGTTTTACTGAACCACCCGCTTTTTGATGTAAATATTTTCTTCCCGATCCATCCGATTTCAAAATCGAATCTTGTAATCCAAAACCTTCGGTATTTGGTTCCAACAATACTGCACCTGCACCATCACCAAAAATAATGCACGTGGAACGATCCGTATAGTCAAGGATAGCCGACATTTTATCAGCACCTACTACCACTACTTTTTTATATTTTCCAGTTTCAATAAATTGTGCTCCGGTAGCTAATGAATAAACAAATCCGGAACAAGCTGCATTCAAATCAAAGCCCCAAGCATTGGTTGCTCCAATTTTATCGCAGACCACATTGGCTGTAGAAGGGAATACATAATCCGGAGTTACAGTTCCGATGATTAATAAGTCGATGTCCAACGCAGTGATCCCACGTTTTTTCAAAAGATCTTCAATGGCTTTCACACACATGTCGGACGTACCTAAACCTTCGCCTTTTAAAATTCTTCGTTCTTTAATTCCAGTTCGTGTTTCAATCCACTCAGAAGTAGTTGGAACTAATTTTTCCAATTCAGCATTGGACAAAACATAGTCAGGAACGTATCCGGCAACAGCCGTAATTGCAGCAGTAATTTTCATTATTGAAATGCGGATTTAATTTTAGCCGGCAAATTTGCTTCGATAATACTCTTTGTTACCAACAGCATATTTTTTACAGCCACATTATTTGAAATTCCATGTCCGATCATTACAGTGGAGTTAATCCCCAATACAGGAGTACCACCATAAATTTCGTAATTAAAACGATCGAAGTATTCGTCTTTGATTTTACGTTTCCGCATCAATGTATACATTGCTTCTGCTTGCTTCAACACTACGTTTCCGGTAAAACCATCACAAACAGTAACATCGGTTGAGTCGTTAAATAAATCACGACCTTCAATGTTACCGATAAAATTAAAATCTTTTGAATCTTTCATCAAGGCATGTGCAGCTTGCGCCACCAAGTTTCCTTTCTCGGGCTCTTCACCAATATTCAATAAAGCAACACGGGGATTTTTTATTCCATACACAAATTCAGCAAACAGGGAACCCAATACACCAAACTGATACAATACATCTGGCTTACAATCCGCGTTGGAACCCACATCCAGAATCAATCCGATGCCACCACCTTCTTTCGGAAGAATGGATGTGATGCATGGACGAATCACTCCGGGTACCGCTTTTACGCTAAACATAGAGCCAACAAGCATTGCGCCTGTGTTTCCGTTACTTGCAAAACCATCAATCTTCCCTTCTTTTAAAAGATGAAACCCAACGCTAATGCTAGAATTGGGTTTCTGACTGAATGCTTTGGTTGGGTGTTCACCCATCCCGATAATTTCTGTTGTATGAACGATGTCAAAATTTTTCTCATCCGCTCCTTCTTTTGCAAGACAAGCAATGATTTGTTCTTTATCGCCAATTAAAACCAGGCGTACATCTTTGGGTAATTCATTATAAGCTAATACTGCTCCAGACACGGTTGCATCCGGTGCATAATCACCGCCCATAATATCTAAACCAATTCTCATAAACTCTTTCGAATTACGAATGTTTATACTCTTCTACGCATCCCGATACTATTGTTTACGCTAGCAAACACAGATTCAGAAATTCGTAAAAATTCGTTATCTGTATACTATGCAGAAACTTTTTTCTCTACTGCTAATTTTCCTTTGTAGTACCCACACTCTCCGCATACACGGTGATACAATGTTGGTGCTCCACAGTTTGAACAGCTAGATAGTGTAGACGCAACTGCTTTGTCGTGACCTCTTCTACTATCTCTTCTACTTCTCGATAATTTTCGCTTTGGATGTGGCATTGTTTTATTGTTATTAGTTAATGGTTATTTGTTAATCGTTATTGGTAATTCGTTTTTTTGCTAACTGCAAAATTACTTAATTCAATTTGATATTCTTTAATCCTGCCCAACGTGGGTCCGTTTGTTCTTCTTCCTTCTTCTCTTCTTCTGTTAAAAATTTTTCCAACTTCTCCAAGGTTTCCTTGTCACATGTACTCTTTCCTTTTTTATCCAGCGGATGTACTCGCTTTATTGGAAACGACAAGGTAATGTACTCATAAATATATTGCGCTACATCCAACTCATGCTCGTTTGCAGCAATGGTAATGATATCATCATCTTCATTGCCCGTATCACTTCCTCCAACCTTCACAATCAATTTATAATTTCCTGATATCGGTAAGTCAAATTCTCCGGTACACAAATCACACTCCGTGCGAACCGTTCCGGAAATTTCAAATTCCAGCACCATCATTTGCGACTGCTTTAAAAGCTTTAAGTCGACAACAATGTTTGCTTTCTGTATTTCAGAATATTCATGATCTAAAAAGAACGAATCCTTTACTTCAAACTGATATTCATGCAAGCCTAATCCTAACCCTACAAACTGAATAATGTATTCTTTTCTGGTCTGCATCTTACCAAGTTTTTAAGAAAGAGGGCAAAGGTAAAAAATTCTCCCTTACTTCAAAGCTTTGGACAAAATTAATTTCAATGCAATTTTACCCTTTTTTATGCAAAAATCGGATAAAAAACATGCTTTTATCCGATTTTTGACCAAATTTATCGAGTTTTTATCCCTTTTTTACCTCACAATTGCCAGTCGCAACGACTCCGACACCTTTCCACCACTTACCAGATGATAGTAATATACCCCTTGCGCTAACGTGGAAGTGTTCAAACGATGACTTTTTGCTTCCGAATCAATACTTTCTGAAAATACCAGCTGCCCGTAACTATTGAATACTTCGATACTTGCCTTTTCTCCTTTCGGTAACGAATAGTTTATAAATGTATAATCGCTTGCCGGATTGGGCATCGATTGCGACAAAAACAATTGATTCGCTGTTGCTTCATTCATTCCCGTAATAGCAGGAACCAATTTCTCTACTTTTAAATCATCAAAATAAAAACCGTCTGCTCCTCCGCCATTATCACTTACCAACTTGAAACCAATTTTTACATTTTGACCAACATAATTATCCAACGACACCTCTTCCTTCATCCAATCAAATTTATATGCATCATACACCGGATTTCCAAAATCCTGATACCCGTTTCCGGATTTGGTATGATGTCCGCACAACGGTTCCCACGTTGCTCCACCATCTGTCGATACAACCACCTGCGCATAATCATAATTGGTTTCAATTTCCCAGCGTGTCCAATACACAATTTGCGCACTAATCGCATCTGTTAAATCCACATTGGAAATCGTACTAATGGACACATTTGCATTGTCACCATAATCACCAACCGGACTGTCGGTAATAGAACCTGTTCCACCATGAAAAACAGAAGTGCTTACTCCCCACGAGGAACTTGTCCAACCCGTCATCGAATTTCCATCACTGCTGAATTCAATTACTGGAGGTCCGAATTTTTTTACAATCGTATCTTTAAATGTATACAAGCCATTACTCACATTTAATTCATATTTAATTGTAGTACCAACAGCCAACGGATTTAAGGTAAACGAAATCGAATCCAAAGCCTCATCCAATAAGTTTAATGTTGAAAATGTTTTCGGTCCACCCACAGTTGCAATCTCTGAACCAATCGGAACAATACTCACCGTAAACGTTCCGGGTG
This portion of the Bacteroidota bacterium genome encodes:
- the rpmF gene encoding 50S ribosomal protein L32, whose protein sequence is MPHPKRKLSRSRRDSRRGHDKAVASTLSSCSNCGAPTLYHRVCGECGYYKGKLAVEKKVSA
- a CDS encoding tyrosine-type recombinase/integrase produces the protein MKTIKLDKSIHRGGEVVLIHFPHDQLLGEAVRKITNVRWSKSLKSWYAPYSIAMLNEIKILFDTIALIDASMLKETIAKENLSATPDSYRDEMTNKEKKLSDATLKQIEKFINWLHSRRYSENTVKTYSEALKAFLLYFHTKSILEITNDDLIEFNNKHILSNKFSASYQNQVVNAIKLFYRTMQNIKMDVELIHRPKNPKLLPNVLSKEEIKSILDATQNIKHRAMLSLIYACGLRCGEILRLTPAHVDTKRMVLIIKQSKGRKDRIAPLSSKIVELLQSYYKAYKPQLFLFEGAQRGQAYDARSLQNVLKQNLARTNINKPVSLHWLRHSYATHLLENGTDLRYIQEILGHSSSKTTEIYTHVSNKSIQKIVSPFDTL
- a CDS encoding ketoacyl-ACP synthase III — translated: MMKITAAITAVAGYVPDYVLSNAELEKLVPTTSEWIETRTGIKERRILKGEGLGTSDMCVKAIEDLLKKRGITALDIDLLIIGTVTPDYVFPSTANVVCDKIGATNAWGFDLNAACSGFVYSLATGAQFIETGKYKKVVVVGADKMSAILDYTDRSTCIIFGDGAGAVLLEPNTEGFGLQDSILKSDGSGRKYLHQKAGGSVKPPSHETIDAREHFVFQDGQPVFKRAVVGMAEVSAEIMERNNLKSDDVAWLVPHQANKRIIDATAERMGLTSEKVMLNIQKYGNTTAGTIPLCLWDYEKQMKKGDNIILSTFGAGFTWGAIYLKWAYDSK
- the accB gene encoding acetyl-CoA carboxylase biotin carboxyl carrier protein, which produces MKLNEIQDLIKFVAKSGVSEVELETKDVKIVIKTPAGKKEQVFVQSTTPVAQQVMQTPVVQQSIAPVTETKAPEVKATGGADESKYITVKSPMIGTFYRSSSPDKPAFVNVGDDVAAGKVICIIEAMKLFNEIESEVKGKIVKVLVNDATPVEYDQPLFLIDPA
- the plsX gene encoding phosphate acyltransferase PlsX, whose protein sequence is MRIGLDIMGGDYAPDATVSGAVLAYNELPKDVRLVLIGDKEQIIACLAKEGADEKNFDIVHTTEIIGMGEHPTKAFSQKPNSSISVGFHLLKEGKIDGFASNGNTGAMLVGSMFSVKAVPGVIRPCITSILPKEGGGIGLILDVGSNADCKPDVLYQFGVLGSLFAEFVYGIKNPRVALLNIGEEPEKGNLVAQAAHALMKDSKDFNFIGNIEGRDLFNDSTDVTVCDGFTGNVVLKQAEAMYTLMRKRKIKDEYFDRFNYEIYGGTPVLGINSTVMIGHGISNNVAVKNMLLVTKSIIEANLPAKIKSAFQ
- the accC gene encoding acetyl-CoA carboxylase biotin carboxylase subunit translates to MFKKILIANRGEIALRIIRTCKEMGIKTVAVYSTADKDSLHVKFADEAVCIGPPPSKDSYLNIPNIISAAEITNADAIHPGYGFLSENAKFSKICQEHNIKFIGASPEMINSMGDKSSAKATMIAAGVPCVPGSEGLLESAEQAIELAPKVGYPVIIKATAGGGGRGMRIIWKEEEMKANYESASKEAEAAFGNGAMYMEKYIEEPRHIEIQVVGDQYGKACHLSERDCSIQRRHQKLAEETPSPFMTDELRERMGDAAIKAALAVKYEGVGTVEFLVDKHRNFYFMEMNTRIQVEHPITEEVIDYDLIREQILVAAGVPISGKNYYPQLHAIECRINAEDPFNNFRPSPGKITVLHTPGGHGIRVDSHIYAGYTIPPNYDSMVAKLITVAQTREEAIAKMHRALSEYVIEGVKTTIPFHLKLMKDENFIKGNYTTKFLEDFDLTE
- a CDS encoding ORF6N domain-containing protein, which produces MTKNNYTLSIPDEIILNKIYLIRNQKVMIDIDLAQLYKVETKRLNEQVRRNIKRFPEDFMFQLTEKEFGILKSQFATSSWGGKRKLPFVFTEHGVLMLSSILSSDIAISVNIKIMRVFTQIRNTLANNEKLNLLIDEISKRTENNTNNIELIFQYIDELTLKKENQKPIKKIGFKIPKKSLK
- the ssb gene encoding single-stranded DNA-binding protein, encoding MNALRNKVQLIGNLGMDPEVKSLDGGKKLAKMSIATNENYKNAKGEKVTETQWHNLIAWGKTAEIIEKFLKKGSEVAVEGKLINRNYTDKEGIKRYVTEIEVSELLMLDSKK
- a CDS encoding DUF177 domain-containing protein, which codes for MQTRKEYIIQFVGLGLGLHEYQFEVKDSFFLDHEYSEIQKANIVVDLKLLKQSQMMVLEFEISGTVRTECDLCTGEFDLPISGNYKLIVKVGGSDTGNEDDDIITIAANEHELDVAQYIYEYITLSFPIKRVHPLDKKGKSTCDKETLEKLEKFLTEEEKKEEEQTDPRWAGLKNIKLN